The Manihot esculenta cultivar AM560-2 chromosome 11, M.esculenta_v8, whole genome shotgun sequence genome includes a region encoding these proteins:
- the LOC110626154 gene encoding probable BOI-related E3 ubiquitin-protein ligase 2 — protein sequence MAVQAQFPLSGSQDWVENGYGDGGGFNQLYCYYLQQEQQKQQLQQCNIQMIQNQLQKNQNLCFDNSFTGSSSSSLNTSNYQTSMAYSQCFSDDDEKQRQEIDHFIRLQNERLRLFLQEQRKQQLASLMKSIESMAMPLLRQKDEEIAQAAQRITELEDFIKRLEMENQLWQRVAQENEAMVISLNNTIEQLREKGLFCFENGAEDAESCCDMNREEEAEEKSRVFVDDNVTEEEERARKKMMTMVCRGCNSRNSCILFLPCRHLSSCEACETFLDSCPVCQAPKKATIEALIV from the exons ATGGCTGTACAAGCTCAGTTTCCTTTGTCCGGCTCACAGGATTGGGTGGAAAATGGTTATGGAGATGGAGGAGGGTTTAATCAGTTATATTGTTATTATCTTCAACAAGAACAACAGAAACAGCAGCTGCAGCAATGTAATATTCAGATGATACAGAACCAGCTGCAAAAGAATCAGAATCTTTGTTTTGATAATAGTTTTactggttcttcttcttcttctttgaataCCAGTAATTATCAAACTTCAATGGCTTATTCTCAATGCTTTTCTGACGATGATGAAAAGCAAAGACAAGAGATTGATCATTTTATCAGATTACAG AACGAGAGGTTAAGACTCTTTCTGCAAGAACAAAGAAAGCAACAGCTAGCTTCATTAATGAAGAGTATAGAATCAATGGCAATGCCATTATTGAGACAAAAGGATGAAGAAATAGCTCAAGCAGCTCAAAGAATCACAGAACTTGAAGATTTTATAAAAAGGTTAGAGATGGAGAACCAATTATGGCAAAGGGTAGCACAAGAAAACGAAGCCATGGTTATTTCTCTAAACAACACAATAGAACAACTAAGGGAAAAAGGCTTATTTTGCTTTGAAAACGGAGCAGAAGATGCAGAGTCATGCTGTGAtatgaacagagaagaagaagcagaggaAAAAAGCAGAGTATTTGTTGATGATAACGttacagaagaagaagaaagagcaaGAAAAAAGATGATGACGATGGTTTGCAGAGGCTGCAACTCTAGAAATTCGTGTATTTTGTTTCTTCCCTGTAGGCACCTTTCTTCATGCGAAGCTTGTGAGACCTTTCTTGATTCTTGCCCTGTGTGTCAAGCGCCAAAGAAGGCTACCATTGAGGCTTTAATAGTTTAA